From the genome of Variovorax sp. RA8, one region includes:
- a CDS encoding tripartite tricarboxylate transporter substrate-binding protein has product MTRRALLLATAAASAAWQTPSLAQGEQAPAFRPTRAVRLISPLLAGGATDAIVRPIALKLSQLWNQPVVVDNKPGGGTIIGTQAVVQSPPDGYTLGVAISALTINPSLRNDLPYDTFKDISPLTQIGNITGALVAHPSFPAHDLEGLIAQAKASPGALSYASLGVGTGGHITGELLKVRRGFDMVHVPFSGSNAAYRELLPGRIPVGFVVLESALPHVKAGKLKVLGLTDVQRNKLYPEFPVLEETVKGTGYDSVFGLIAPGRMAPDLLDQINADVVKVLALPEIRQQLAQQAMAVVASSAPEFAQVIRRDVEHWKRAVKESGARVN; this is encoded by the coding sequence ATGACCAGGCGCGCGTTGCTCCTGGCCACCGCGGCCGCTTCCGCCGCCTGGCAAACCCCATCCCTGGCGCAAGGCGAGCAGGCGCCCGCGTTCCGGCCCACTCGCGCCGTGCGCCTGATCTCGCCGTTGCTGGCCGGCGGTGCCACCGATGCGATCGTCCGCCCGATCGCGCTGAAGCTCTCGCAGCTCTGGAACCAGCCGGTGGTGGTGGACAACAAGCCCGGCGGGGGCACGATCATCGGGACACAGGCGGTGGTCCAGTCTCCGCCCGACGGCTACACGCTCGGCGTGGCGATCAGCGCGTTGACGATCAACCCGAGCCTGCGCAACGACCTGCCATACGACACCTTCAAGGACATCTCGCCGTTGACCCAGATCGGCAATATCACGGGCGCGCTGGTCGCGCATCCATCTTTCCCGGCGCACGACCTCGAAGGCCTCATCGCCCAGGCGAAGGCGAGCCCGGGCGCGCTGTCGTATGCGTCGCTGGGTGTCGGCACCGGAGGCCATATCACCGGGGAGCTCCTGAAAGTGCGCAGGGGCTTCGATATGGTCCATGTGCCCTTCTCCGGCAGCAACGCGGCCTATCGCGAACTGCTGCCGGGGCGGATTCCCGTCGGCTTCGTGGTGCTTGAATCGGCGCTGCCGCACGTGAAGGCAGGCAAGCTCAAGGTGCTCGGCCTCACGGATGTTCAGCGCAACAAGCTCTATCCGGAATTCCCGGTGCTCGAGGAGACCGTCAAGGGTACCGGCTACGACAGCGTGTTCGGCCTGATCGCCCCCGGCCGCATGGCACCCGACCTGCTCGACCAGATCAACGCCGACGTCGTGAAGGTGCTCGCGTTGCCCGAGATTCGCCAGCAACTCGCTCAGCAGGCGATGGCCGTGGTCGCATCGTCGGCCCCGGAGTTCGCGCAGGTGATTCGGCGCGATGTCGAGCACTGGAAGCGGGCCGTGAAGGAGTCCGGCGCCCGTGTCAACTGA
- a CDS encoding GntR family transcriptional regulator, producing MQPADSIPGAPLHFQISTLIKDGIASGRYHPGDQLPTEEALGAAHGVSRVTVRRALKSLELQGLIERKAGRGTFVSAKASVLNLPAPIGPYLERVAERRALSRPVVKEFDFVAAPPDVRSGLQLPDGAVTLRVVRLRLVGRLPIVHTTLYLPEALGRRYKRSDFGQSALSELLAREGHVYSKIDMVTRARLATPLIARLLHVEVGAALVDVHRIGYDATGRPIEYQQLQGPPDRFETHVVLMQPHTDAGGT from the coding sequence ATGCAGCCTGCCGATTCCATCCCCGGAGCGCCGCTCCACTTCCAGATATCGACACTCATCAAGGACGGCATCGCCAGCGGCCGCTATCACCCTGGCGATCAGTTGCCGACCGAGGAGGCGCTCGGCGCGGCACACGGCGTTTCACGGGTGACCGTGAGGCGGGCTCTCAAGTCCCTGGAGCTGCAGGGGCTCATCGAGCGAAAGGCGGGCCGCGGCACCTTCGTCTCGGCAAAGGCCTCGGTGCTGAACCTTCCAGCCCCCATCGGGCCCTACCTCGAAAGGGTGGCCGAGCGCCGCGCGCTGAGCAGACCCGTGGTGAAGGAGTTCGACTTCGTGGCGGCCCCACCCGATGTGCGCAGCGGGTTGCAGCTTCCCGATGGTGCCGTGACGTTGCGAGTGGTTCGGCTGCGCCTCGTTGGACGCCTGCCCATCGTGCACACCACGCTGTACCTGCCCGAGGCGCTCGGGCGCCGGTACAAGCGCAGCGACTTCGGCCAGTCGGCGCTGTCGGAGCTGCTCGCCCGCGAAGGGCATGTCTATTCGAAGATCGACATGGTCACGCGCGCCCGGCTTGCCACGCCGCTCATCGCCCGGCTGCTGCACGTCGAGGTAGGTGCCGCGCTCGTCGATGTGCATCGGATCGGCTACGACGCAACGGGCCGGCCGATCGAGTACCAGCAACTGCAGGGGCCTCCGGATCGATTCGAGACGCACGTGGTTCTCATGCAACCGCACACGGACGCGGGCGGTACGTGA
- a CDS encoding IclR family transcriptional regulator, which translates to MNNTLLKGLAVLELLSRSRQALGLTQIGKELQMSKSNVHRLMQALVETRFVLRDEETGAYTPSIKLWELGSAVLGKLDLRRHAERQMESLMEFAGESVHLSVLDGMEVVYVHKVDSERPVRAYTQIGGRVPAYCVATGKVQLAFAREHVLESACAALKRHTDATITDRDEFLKDMRKVRQRGYAVNRGEWREGVHGIAAPIMDARGFVIAAVGISGPAERFRKAVVPGWADAVIATAADISDALAGERSPAALNRLRFGSTHAPP; encoded by the coding sequence ATGAACAACACCTTGCTCAAGGGCCTTGCCGTCCTCGAACTTCTTTCGCGCAGCCGCCAGGCGCTCGGGTTGACGCAGATCGGCAAGGAACTGCAGATGTCGAAGAGCAATGTGCATCGACTGATGCAAGCGCTCGTGGAAACGCGCTTCGTGCTGCGTGACGAGGAAACCGGCGCCTACACGCCTTCGATCAAGCTCTGGGAGCTCGGGTCCGCGGTACTCGGCAAGCTGGACCTGCGCCGCCATGCGGAGCGCCAGATGGAAAGCCTGATGGAGTTCGCCGGCGAGAGTGTGCACCTGTCGGTGCTCGATGGCATGGAAGTGGTGTACGTCCACAAGGTCGACAGCGAACGTCCGGTACGCGCCTACACGCAGATCGGTGGCCGTGTGCCCGCCTATTGCGTCGCAACCGGCAAGGTACAGCTCGCGTTCGCGCGCGAACACGTGCTCGAATCCGCGTGCGCGGCCCTCAAGCGCCACACCGACGCCACGATCACCGACCGCGACGAATTCCTCAAGGACATGCGCAAGGTCCGTCAGCGCGGCTATGCCGTCAACCGCGGGGAGTGGCGCGAAGGCGTCCATGGCATCGCGGCGCCCATCATGGATGCACGCGGTTTCGTGATCGCCGCGGTGGGCATCTCAGGGCCGGCTGAGCGATTTCGCAAGGCGGTGGTGCCGGGTTGGGCCGATGCGGTGATCGCGACCGCGGCAGACATCTCCGACGCGCTCGCCGGCGAGCGTTCGCCCGCCGCGTTGAACCGGCTGCGCTTCGGAAGCACCCACGCGCCCCCGTGA
- a CDS encoding LysR family transcriptional regulator produces MNVKQLETFLQVVEKGSFAAAAEALHTTQSTVSARVKDLEHYFGVALFDRSTHRAQLTAKGRELFAMSRQVVGALEQLRERISDRASLTGTLRLGVVGVVAGTWLPALVRELRTRHPALQLQVEVALSKVLAQKLRGAELDVAIIAGRPDDDELRCEPVGEERFAWMASPSLGAARGAITPADLAAYPVIAFSQESFHHAAMKAWFKAGGVRFQPAITCNSMEVIARLVSQGEGVGLLPCDYYGTEVALGKLEVLSANPAMPGVELTLLAFAQRPTAFVSAVTEAVTAVRRGRHAAA; encoded by the coding sequence ATGAACGTCAAGCAACTCGAAACCTTCCTTCAGGTCGTGGAGAAGGGCAGCTTCGCGGCGGCGGCCGAGGCGCTGCACACCACGCAGTCCACGGTCTCCGCGCGGGTGAAAGACCTCGAGCACTATTTCGGCGTCGCGCTGTTCGACCGCAGCACGCACAGGGCGCAGCTGACGGCCAAGGGCCGCGAGCTGTTCGCCATGTCGCGGCAGGTGGTGGGCGCACTGGAACAGCTGCGGGAGCGCATTTCGGATCGCGCGTCGCTCACCGGCACCTTGCGGCTCGGCGTCGTTGGCGTAGTGGCAGGCACCTGGCTGCCGGCGCTGGTACGTGAACTGCGCACCCGGCATCCGGCGCTGCAACTGCAGGTGGAGGTGGCGCTTTCCAAGGTGCTCGCGCAGAAGCTGCGCGGCGCCGAGCTCGACGTGGCGATCATCGCGGGCCGTCCGGATGACGACGAGTTGCGATGCGAGCCGGTCGGCGAGGAACGCTTCGCGTGGATGGCGAGCCCCTCGCTCGGCGCAGCGCGCGGCGCAATCACGCCGGCGGACCTGGCAGCCTATCCGGTCATCGCCTTTTCGCAGGAGTCCTTCCACCACGCGGCGATGAAGGCGTGGTTCAAGGCCGGCGGCGTGCGTTTCCAGCCGGCGATCACCTGCAACAGCATGGAAGTCATCGCGCGCCTGGTATCGCAGGGGGAGGGCGTGGGACTGCTGCCTTGCGACTACTACGGCACCGAGGTGGCCCTGGGCAAGCTGGAGGTCCTGAGTGCGAACCCCGCGATGCCGGGCGTGGAGCTCACGCTGTTGGCCTTCGCGCAAAGACCGACGGCGTTCGTCTCGGCCGTGACCGAGGCGGTCACGGCGGTGCGCCGTGGGCGGCACGCCGCCGCTTGA
- a CDS encoding TauD/TfdA family dioxygenase: MQATGNILSEAEHSPAAIIPRTRLAGGVVWDAASLKPTDGIVTLEADALRELEGVVALLRDNPLPVEMLEPDAFRIDACRRMMARVRQTLETGVGFVIIDKLPMDVLSKEDAKAIYWILSQLVSRPVAQSWDGKMIYDVRDLGRPPGNGVRPDVTNAEQNFHTDNSYNLCAPDYVALLCLRPAKEGGISSIVSFHTVYNEMLARHPKLIDRLFAPYLFDRNREHAPEAPPVISHPLMQMTDGRLTSRLSHRHVVNGYRMAGIELDGLGEDALEALEATMNQPHLIREFFFEPGQIQIVDNRRLGHRRTGYTDFAEDDRKRHLVRLWLRSRGRRFYNG; encoded by the coding sequence ATGCAAGCCACAGGCAACATCCTCAGCGAAGCAGAGCACAGCCCCGCCGCCATCATTCCGCGCACGCGGCTGGCGGGCGGCGTCGTGTGGGACGCCGCAAGCCTGAAGCCGACAGACGGCATCGTGACGCTCGAAGCCGATGCCCTGCGCGAACTCGAGGGTGTGGTGGCCTTGCTCCGAGACAATCCCTTGCCCGTCGAAATGCTGGAGCCCGACGCCTTCCGCATCGATGCGTGCCGCCGCATGATGGCGCGCGTGCGCCAGACGCTGGAGACCGGTGTCGGCTTCGTGATCATCGACAAGTTGCCCATGGACGTGCTCTCCAAGGAGGATGCCAAGGCCATCTACTGGATCTTGTCGCAGCTCGTGTCGCGCCCCGTCGCGCAGAGCTGGGACGGCAAGATGATCTACGACGTGCGCGACCTCGGAAGGCCTCCGGGCAATGGCGTGCGGCCCGACGTGACCAATGCCGAGCAGAACTTCCACACCGACAACAGCTACAACCTCTGCGCGCCCGACTACGTCGCCCTGCTGTGCCTGCGCCCGGCCAAGGAAGGCGGCATCAGCAGCATCGTCAGCTTCCACACGGTCTACAACGAGATGCTCGCGAGGCACCCGAAGCTGATCGATCGGCTGTTCGCGCCCTATCTCTTCGACCGCAACCGTGAGCATGCGCCGGAGGCCCCGCCGGTCATCAGCCACCCCCTGATGCAGATGACGGATGGACGCCTGACGAGCCGGCTCTCGCACCGCCACGTCGTCAACGGCTACAGGATGGCCGGCATCGAGCTCGACGGGCTGGGCGAGGACGCCCTCGAAGCCCTCGAAGCCACGATGAACCAGCCGCACCTGATCCGCGAGTTCTTCTTCGAGCCGGGCCAGATCCAGATCGTCGACAACCGTCGCCTGGGCCATCGCCGCACCGGCTACACCGACTTTGCCGAGGACGACCGCAAGCGCCACCTCGTGCGCCTGTGGCTGCGCTCGCGCGGCCGCCGCTTCTACAACGGCTGA
- a CDS encoding Bug family tripartite tricarboxylate transporter substrate binding protein yields MQRRNFLCATLAALATTRTALAQSWPAKSIRMIVPYPPGGANDITARIYGQHLGSALGQPIVIDNRAGAGGEIGAEAAAKSVGDGYTLLFAAIGTLTIHAVAATSKPYDLGTDLMPVSMGAGVPLALAVRASLPVKSVKEFLDYARAQKQPLTYGSAGNGSTQHMTGEYFKQAAGVDLLHVPYKGSGPAMTDLLGGQIDVVFETLPALSAHYANPKIKILAVTSAARSSMLPELMTLREAGVADFDVTTYYGLLAPKGTPKAIVGQLSAAMREVATKPELLAAMNKAGADVITTTPERMDAMVKGEIEKWGRVQKTAQIKL; encoded by the coding sequence ATGCAGCGACGCAACTTCCTCTGCGCGACACTCGCCGCGCTGGCCACCACCCGTACTGCACTCGCACAGTCCTGGCCGGCCAAGTCGATCAGGATGATCGTTCCCTACCCGCCGGGCGGCGCCAACGACATCACGGCGCGCATCTACGGGCAGCACCTCGGCTCGGCGCTCGGCCAGCCGATCGTGATCGACAACCGGGCCGGGGCGGGCGGGGAGATCGGGGCCGAGGCAGCGGCCAAGTCCGTTGGCGACGGCTACACGCTGCTCTTCGCCGCGATCGGCACCCTGACCATCCATGCGGTCGCGGCGACGAGCAAGCCTTACGACCTCGGCACCGACCTGATGCCCGTGTCCATGGGCGCGGGGGTACCCCTGGCCCTCGCCGTGCGCGCATCGCTGCCGGTGAAAAGCGTCAAGGAATTCCTCGACTACGCACGGGCGCAGAAGCAACCCCTGACCTATGGCTCCGCAGGCAATGGATCGACGCAGCACATGACTGGCGAGTACTTCAAGCAGGCCGCCGGCGTCGATCTCCTGCACGTTCCCTACAAGGGCAGCGGCCCGGCCATGACGGATCTGCTGGGCGGGCAGATCGACGTGGTCTTCGAAACGCTGCCCGCGCTCAGCGCGCACTACGCCAACCCGAAGATCAAGATCCTCGCCGTCACCAGTGCGGCCCGCAGCAGCATGCTGCCCGAGCTGATGACCTTGCGCGAGGCCGGCGTGGCGGACTTCGATGTCACCACCTACTATGGCCTGCTCGCGCCCAAGGGCACGCCGAAGGCCATCGTCGGCCAGTTGTCCGCCGCCATGCGGGAAGTCGCAACCAAGCCCGAGTTGCTGGCGGCGATGAACAAGGCCGGCGCCGATGTCATCACGACCACGCCCGAGCGCATGGACGCGATGGTCAAGGGCGAGATCGAGAAATGGGGCCGCGTCCAGAAGACGGCCCAGATCAAACTTTGA
- a CDS encoding CaiB/BaiF CoA transferase family protein — protein sequence MASAPLPLSGVRVIEVCNVAAGPYCGMLLADMGADVVKVENPDGGDTLRSWPPINNGFSENFASLNRNKRSVTLNLKEPADVMLLRRLAQDAQVLIENNRPGVMERLGVGYESLSALNPALVYCSISAYGQSGPRSQEGGFDLTIQAMSGIMSVTGEPDRPPVKCGVPLADFSAGLYAAFGIVSALRHAEATGEGTHLDVPMLGATLGIAALQTSEYFGSGRDPVQLGSAHPRNAPYRVFHCKDGYFGMAAGNNALWKSVCDVIGREDLLADERFASPTLRARHQDALLVILEEEFASADTATWLARFRDAGVPCAPINRYSQVLADPQVEHMDWVQPLELPNGMRTRTFASPMRFRGENLPVTRRPPGLGEHNDEVLGALRAAAESGP from the coding sequence ATGGCATCTGCCCCTCTCCCGCTGTCCGGCGTGCGCGTCATCGAGGTCTGCAACGTGGCCGCCGGCCCCTATTGCGGGATGCTGCTCGCCGACATGGGCGCCGACGTCGTGAAGGTCGAGAATCCGGACGGAGGCGACACGCTGCGCAGCTGGCCCCCGATCAACAACGGCTTCAGCGAGAACTTCGCGTCCCTCAATCGCAACAAGCGATCGGTGACGCTCAACCTGAAGGAGCCGGCCGATGTGATGCTGTTGCGCCGACTCGCGCAGGATGCGCAGGTGCTGATCGAGAACAACCGCCCCGGCGTGATGGAGCGCCTCGGCGTGGGCTACGAGAGCCTGAGCGCGCTCAACCCGGCACTCGTCTACTGCTCGATCTCGGCCTATGGCCAGAGCGGCCCGCGCTCGCAGGAAGGCGGTTTCGACCTGACCATCCAGGCCATGAGCGGCATCATGAGCGTGACCGGAGAGCCGGACCGCCCGCCGGTGAAGTGCGGCGTGCCGCTCGCGGATTTCTCCGCCGGCCTCTACGCCGCGTTCGGCATCGTGTCGGCGCTGCGGCATGCCGAAGCGACGGGCGAGGGAACGCACCTCGACGTGCCCATGCTCGGCGCCACGCTGGGGATCGCCGCGTTGCAGACCTCGGAGTACTTCGGCAGCGGGCGCGACCCGGTCCAGCTCGGCTCCGCGCACCCGCGCAATGCGCCGTACCGGGTGTTCCACTGCAAGGACGGCTACTTCGGCATGGCCGCGGGCAACAACGCGCTGTGGAAGTCAGTGTGCGACGTGATCGGGCGCGAGGACCTGCTGGCCGACGAGCGCTTCGCCTCCCCCACCCTGCGCGCCCGGCACCAGGATGCGCTCCTGGTCATCCTCGAGGAAGAGTTCGCCTCCGCGGACACGGCCACCTGGCTCGCGCGCTTTCGCGACGCGGGCGTGCCTTGCGCGCCGATCAACCGCTATTCGCAGGTGCTTGCCGATCCCCAGGTGGAGCACATGGACTGGGTGCAGCCGCTGGAACTGCCCAACGGCATGCGCACGCGCACCTTTGCGTCGCCGATGCGCTTTCGGGGCGAGAACCTCCCGGTCACGCGCCGCCCGCCGGGCCTGGGGGAGCACAACGACGAGGTGCTGGGCGCGTTGCGCGCGGCCGCGGAGTCCGGACCATGA
- a CDS encoding enoyl-CoA hydratase/isomerase family protein — MTDAVALQRDGEVWTLTLARPEKRNALSSQLVEELIDLVQRAPAEGAKVLVLRGEGRNFSAGFDFSEVEQQTEGDLLLRFVRVEMLLQAVASSPCLTVALAHGRTFGAGVDLVAACRQRHATADTSFRMPGLKFGLVLGTRRFGEIVGREHAASLQEEAATFDAPRAVQLGFLHGIAEQADWPAVVEQARTKASALPAWSRNALYEVLSTREADNDLAWLVRSAARPGLKQRIADYLRSN, encoded by the coding sequence ATGACGGACGCGGTGGCCTTGCAGCGCGACGGCGAGGTCTGGACCTTGACGCTCGCGCGCCCGGAGAAGCGCAACGCGCTCTCGTCGCAGCTCGTCGAGGAGTTGATCGACCTCGTGCAACGCGCGCCTGCGGAGGGCGCGAAGGTGCTCGTGCTGCGCGGCGAAGGCAGGAACTTCAGCGCCGGCTTCGATTTTTCCGAAGTGGAACAACAGACCGAAGGCGATCTCCTGCTGCGTTTCGTGCGCGTTGAGATGCTGCTTCAGGCGGTCGCCTCCTCGCCCTGCCTGACCGTGGCACTCGCGCACGGGCGCACCTTCGGCGCCGGCGTGGACCTCGTGGCTGCATGCCGGCAGCGCCATGCCACCGCTGACACCAGCTTCCGCATGCCGGGACTGAAGTTCGGCCTCGTCCTTGGGACACGCCGCTTCGGCGAGATCGTCGGGCGCGAGCACGCAGCGTCGTTGCAGGAAGAAGCCGCGACTTTCGACGCGCCGCGCGCGGTGCAACTCGGCTTCCTGCATGGAATCGCGGAGCAGGCGGACTGGCCTGCGGTCGTGGAGCAGGCCCGCACCAAGGCGTCGGCGCTGCCGGCGTGGAGCCGCAATGCACTGTACGAAGTGTTGTCGACGCGCGAAGCGGACAACGACCTGGCCTGGCTCGTGCGTTCCGCCGCGCGGCCGGGATTGAAACAGCGGATCGCGGACTACCTCCGCTCCAACTAG
- a CDS encoding CoA transferase subunit A, producing the protein MGSGFGASGKQLGLKELVAKVPDGASLALGGSFLHRGPFAFVRELIRQGKTDLEIIKQSPGYDIDILCRAGAVKKVRAGIVAMEGNFGLAPYYRRAIETGAARLEEHACASLTAGLRAAAFGIPFQPCGGLHGSDIPALNGWKCLEDPYGAGGPVWVVPAIRPDFAVLHASEVDAQGNVRVAGTHHWDRIMSRAAGSVLVVAEKLVDTAVFTGQPEATLVPHFMVEAFAVVPHGAWPGSCWPSYEIDYPAVEAYLPPGEDVLAAHMAKAPEAMEASHV; encoded by the coding sequence ATGGGCAGTGGATTCGGCGCTTCCGGCAAGCAGCTGGGATTGAAGGAACTGGTGGCGAAGGTGCCCGACGGCGCCTCGCTTGCGCTTGGCGGCAGCTTCCTGCACCGCGGGCCGTTCGCGTTCGTCCGCGAACTCATCAGGCAGGGCAAGACGGACCTGGAAATCATCAAGCAGTCGCCCGGCTATGACATCGACATCCTCTGCCGCGCCGGCGCCGTGAAGAAGGTGCGTGCGGGCATCGTGGCAATGGAAGGCAATTTCGGCCTGGCACCGTACTACCGCCGCGCCATCGAGACCGGCGCAGCAAGGCTCGAGGAGCATGCCTGTGCCAGCCTCACCGCAGGCCTGCGCGCTGCGGCCTTCGGCATTCCCTTCCAGCCCTGCGGCGGACTGCACGGCAGCGACATCCCTGCGCTGAACGGCTGGAAGTGCCTGGAAGACCCGTACGGCGCAGGGGGGCCCGTATGGGTGGTCCCGGCGATCCGTCCGGACTTCGCGGTGCTCCACGCGAGCGAGGTCGATGCGCAGGGCAACGTGCGCGTGGCCGGCACGCACCACTGGGACCGCATCATGAGCCGCGCTGCCGGCAGCGTGCTGGTGGTCGCCGAGAAGCTGGTCGACACCGCCGTCTTCACGGGCCAGCCGGAAGCGACCCTGGTACCGCACTTCATGGTCGAGGCCTTTGCCGTCGTGCCGCACGGCGCCTGGCCGGGCTCCTGCTGGCCGTCGTACGAGATCGACTATCCGGCGGTGGAGGCCTACCTGCCGCCAGGCGAGGACGTGCTCGCCGCGCACATGGCGAAGGCGCCCGAAGCGATGGAGGCAAGCCATGTCTGA
- a CDS encoding CoA-transferase subunit beta, which translates to MSEWSGFSFIVTNLARFIRPDEITFSGVNSTMPMLACLLARRAYDFDFTYINVAGGVDPVPSKIPLSSSDPVLAEQSASIFANEDFYDLCTRGRMDLTFLGAAQIDGEGCANNSVIGDWHRPKVRLPGGGGGAVMLPTAKRSCTWRTEHSKRTLVEKLDFRTSWGGFHGVVTPIAVFLKRDGRLALQSWHPEASLQEVRERTGFDFDATGAAPAAPPTQRESEALASLDPAGQFERDAAVKLR; encoded by the coding sequence ATGTCTGAATGGTCCGGCTTCTCCTTCATCGTCACGAATCTCGCGCGCTTCATCCGCCCCGACGAGATCACCTTCAGCGGTGTCAACTCGACCATGCCGATGCTGGCGTGCCTGCTCGCCAGGCGCGCCTACGACTTCGACTTCACCTACATCAACGTGGCCGGCGGCGTGGACCCGGTGCCCTCCAAGATTCCTCTGTCGAGCTCGGATCCCGTGCTGGCCGAGCAGTCCGCCTCCATCTTCGCGAACGAGGACTTCTACGACCTCTGCACCCGCGGCCGCATGGACCTCACCTTCCTGGGCGCCGCGCAGATCGACGGCGAGGGGTGTGCCAACAACTCCGTCATCGGCGACTGGCACCGGCCCAAGGTGCGGCTGCCGGGCGGCGGCGGGGGCGCCGTCATGCTCCCGACGGCGAAGCGCTCCTGCACCTGGCGCACCGAACATTCGAAGCGCACGCTGGTGGAGAAGCTCGACTTCCGCACCTCCTGGGGCGGGTTCCATGGCGTCGTGACGCCGATCGCCGTCTTCTTGAAGCGGGATGGGCGCCTCGCGCTGCAGTCTTGGCATCCCGAGGCCAGCCTGCAGGAAGTGCGGGAGCGCACCGGATTCGACTTCGACGCCACGGGTGCAGCTCCCGCCGCGCCGCCCACGCAGCGCGAGAGCGAAGCCTTGGCATCGCTGGACCCGGCAGGGCAGTTCGAACGCGATGCGGCGGTGAAGCTGCGATGA